The following coding sequences lie in one Methanopyrus sp. SNP6 genomic window:
- a CDS encoding calcium/sodium antiporter, which translates to MDPWLALAVMVGCFIGFHFLSELLVDATVAVARKYGLSESVAGATLAAIGTSAPEFGSSLSSIMLEHPNVGVGTVLGSAVYNITVIPGLAALAAGGLTLERAVYLRDVLFYLLALVAVLVCLWDRVILRVEALAWVILYGLYVLLMKRTDGNALEAEGGTDEIQLRNLVVRISVAVVGIAVLSDLMVRATVDFCWGFGLSESKVSLLLNAAGTSVPDTLASVHAARRGFGSLAVSNAVGSNTFDLLVCLGVPLSLVPQISVHGELGPTALALVGCVVFLYLITADGKLRSVEALALLGAYAAFVAYLLV; encoded by the coding sequence ATGGATCCCTGGTTAGCGTTGGCGGTCATGGTTGGGTGTTTCATCGGGTTCCACTTCCTTTCGGAGCTGCTAGTGGACGCCACGGTGGCCGTCGCCCGGAAATACGGTCTCTCGGAGTCGGTCGCCGGGGCCACCCTCGCGGCGATCGGGACCAGCGCACCCGAGTTCGGCTCCTCGTTGAGCTCGATCATGCTCGAACACCCGAACGTGGGTGTGGGTACAGTCCTGGGATCGGCCGTGTACAACATCACCGTCATACCCGGGCTCGCGGCGCTCGCCGCTGGTGGTCTGACTCTCGAGCGTGCCGTGTACCTTCGAGACGTTCTCTTCTACCTCCTCGCGCTCGTGGCCGTGCTCGTCTGTCTCTGGGATCGGGTGATCCTCCGCGTCGAGGCACTCGCATGGGTGATACTGTACGGACTCTACGTCCTTCTGATGAAACGGACAGACGGGAACGCCCTCGAGGCCGAAGGTGGTACCGATGAAATCCAGCTGCGGAACCTCGTCGTCCGGATATCGGTGGCAGTGGTCGGAATCGCTGTACTCTCCGACCTGATGGTCCGGGCGACTGTCGATTTCTGCTGGGGGTTCGGTCTGTCAGAGTCGAAGGTGAGTCTGCTCTTAAACGCCGCGGGTACGTCGGTACCCGACACCTTGGCCTCTGTGCACGCGGCCCGTCGTGGTTTCGGGAGCTTAGCTGTCTCGAACGCCGTCGGAAGCAACACGTTCGACCTCCTCGTCTGCTTAGGGGTTCCACTGTCGCTCGTGCCCCAGATCTCAGTCCACGGGGAGTTGGGGCCGACGGCGCTGGCACTGGTCGGCTGCGTGGTGTTCCTGTACCTGATCACGGCGGACGGGAAGCTTCGCAGCGTGGAGGCACTGGCGTTGCTCGGGGCGTACGCGGCGTTTGTGGCGTATTTACTAGTATAA
- the amrS gene encoding AmmeMemoRadiSam system radical SAM enzyme, producing the protein MHDDAIREWRGKTWEEVDGKVRCLVCPRKCVISDGERGFCRVRENRDGELVLLIHGKASTAVPDPIEKKPLFHYKPGTEVFSLGTVGCNFRCKHCQNWQISQAGPEEVPLEEWPPKRIVEAAKRTGCESVAFTYNEPIIGLEYTLETFEVCREEGLGCVYVTNGFATERTAKILGEVLDAANVDLKAFTEDFYRDVAKACLEPVLRTCKIWKGMDVHVELTTLVIPGYNDSEEEAREIARWIRKELGPDTPWHVSRFHPDYRMLDVPPTPVETVEKFVEIGYEEGLYYVYAGNVPGHKYENTYCPECKEPVVVRRGFSVVKTHFTDDFHCKHCDAKLHFVT; encoded by the coding sequence ATGCATGATGACGCTATCCGCGAGTGGAGAGGGAAAACCTGGGAGGAGGTGGACGGGAAGGTACGATGTCTGGTATGCCCACGGAAGTGCGTGATTTCCGACGGGGAGCGGGGGTTTTGTCGAGTCCGAGAGAATCGGGACGGTGAGCTCGTCTTACTGATCCACGGGAAGGCCAGTACGGCGGTTCCGGACCCCATCGAGAAGAAGCCCTTGTTCCATTACAAGCCGGGTACGGAGGTGTTCTCACTGGGTACCGTCGGGTGTAACTTCCGGTGCAAACACTGTCAAAACTGGCAGATCAGTCAGGCGGGGCCGGAGGAAGTTCCGCTGGAAGAGTGGCCTCCGAAGCGGATCGTCGAGGCCGCGAAGCGTACCGGGTGCGAGAGCGTAGCGTTCACTTACAACGAACCGATCATCGGTCTGGAGTACACGCTCGAGACCTTCGAAGTCTGCCGTGAGGAGGGACTCGGGTGTGTCTACGTGACCAACGGGTTCGCGACAGAACGGACTGCGAAGATACTCGGCGAGGTCCTTGATGCGGCTAACGTCGACCTCAAGGCGTTCACAGAGGACTTCTACCGCGACGTCGCGAAAGCTTGTCTGGAGCCTGTCCTCCGGACATGCAAGATCTGGAAAGGTATGGACGTACACGTCGAGCTGACTACCTTGGTTATCCCCGGATATAACGACTCGGAGGAGGAAGCACGAGAGATCGCGCGATGGATACGGAAGGAATTGGGTCCCGATACCCCGTGGCACGTGAGCAGGTTCCACCCGGACTACAGGATGCTCGACGTACCACCGACACCCGTCGAGACCGTCGAGAAATTCGTCGAGATAGGCTACGAAGAAGGCCTCTACTACGTGTACGCGGGTAACGTTCCGGGCCACAAGTACGAGAACACGTACTGCCCGGAGTGTAAGGAACCGGTCGTAGTACGCCGTGGGTTCTCGGTCGTGAAGACGCACTTCACCGACGACTTCCACTGCAAGCACTGCGATGCTAAACTACACTTCGTGACCTGA
- a CDS encoding geranylgeranylglycerol-phosphate geranylgeranyltransferase: MRAYFELARPVNCTMAALGVVVGELIAGARLDVGATLAPVVAAVVCAGGNAINDYFDADIDAVNRPERPIPSGRVSPRSAQMFALGCFTAGIGMATVINRMCLTIAALNSTLLYLYSWRLKGTPLIGNVVVSYLVGSCFLFGAAVGQRPAPAVWLFLLAFLANLVREVLKDLEDVEGDAALGLKTLPIACGERITLRVATVFAIALAVLTPLPYLDGVVGWPYLVLALPAAAVILLASVLAVVGNWDAGKAQRVVKVGMLLGLLAFLVSLL, encoded by the coding sequence GTGCGGGCTTACTTCGAGCTTGCCCGACCGGTCAACTGCACGATGGCCGCCTTGGGAGTGGTCGTAGGGGAGCTGATCGCGGGAGCCAGGCTCGACGTCGGGGCGACCCTCGCGCCGGTAGTCGCCGCGGTCGTATGTGCGGGGGGGAACGCCATTAACGACTACTTCGACGCCGACATCGACGCCGTGAACAGACCGGAGAGACCGATCCCGAGCGGTCGGGTGTCACCGCGGTCGGCTCAGATGTTCGCCCTCGGATGCTTTACCGCCGGAATCGGGATGGCTACTGTGATCAACCGGATGTGTCTCACGATCGCCGCCCTGAACTCTACCTTACTCTACCTATACTCATGGCGCCTGAAGGGGACGCCCCTCATCGGGAACGTCGTGGTCTCCTACTTGGTGGGTTCTTGCTTCCTGTTCGGAGCTGCGGTAGGTCAGCGGCCGGCGCCCGCGGTGTGGCTCTTCCTGCTAGCTTTTCTGGCGAACTTGGTACGTGAGGTCCTCAAGGACCTGGAAGACGTCGAGGGGGACGCGGCGCTCGGTCTCAAGACGCTCCCGATCGCGTGCGGCGAGAGGATCACTCTCCGAGTGGCGACGGTGTTCGCGATCGCGCTGGCCGTCCTCACGCCGCTACCATACTTGGACGGTGTCGTCGGGTGGCCGTATCTGGTCCTGGCCCTACCCGCCGCCGCGGTCATACTTCTGGCCTCGGTCCTCGCGGTCGTAGGGAACTGGGACGCGGGTAAGGCGCAGCGGGTGGTCAAGGTTGGGATGCTGTTGGGGTTGCTGGCCTTCCTGGTCTCACTCCTCTAG
- the fbp gene encoding fructose-1,6-bisphosphate aldolase/phosphatase — translation MAEEKVTVSVIKADVGGFPGHSEVHPDLLEACEGVLEDAVDEVIIDYYVTRCGDDIDLIMTHTRGEDDEKVHELAWNAFQEATKVAEDLKLYGAGQDLLSDAFSGNVRGLGPGAAEMELVERPSEPIIVFCCDKTEPSAFNLPLFRIFADPNNTAGLVLDPSMHNGFEFEVHDVIDQKKVVLKCPEEMYDLLALIGQTQRYAIKRVYKKGDEDEAERIAAVTSTERLNLIAGEYVGKDDPVAIVRCQSGFPAVGEVLEPFTFPHLVAGWMRGSHNGPLMPVSEEKAHPTRFDGPPRIIALGFQLRNGELVGPQDLFADPAFDRAREIANEVADYIRRHGPFQPHLLSKEELEYTTLPDVLKKLEDRFEDLEE, via the coding sequence GTGGCCGAGGAGAAGGTCACCGTGAGCGTGATCAAGGCGGACGTGGGAGGTTTCCCGGGCCACTCGGAGGTACATCCGGATCTACTGGAGGCCTGTGAGGGAGTCCTCGAAGACGCTGTGGACGAGGTGATCATCGACTACTACGTGACTCGGTGTGGCGACGACATCGATCTCATCATGACGCACACGCGCGGTGAAGACGACGAGAAGGTGCACGAGCTCGCATGGAACGCGTTCCAAGAGGCCACGAAGGTCGCGGAGGACCTGAAGTTGTACGGCGCAGGTCAGGACCTACTGTCCGACGCGTTCAGCGGCAACGTGCGTGGGCTCGGTCCGGGCGCGGCGGAGATGGAGCTGGTGGAGCGTCCGAGCGAGCCGATCATCGTGTTCTGTTGCGACAAGACAGAGCCGAGCGCGTTCAACCTACCACTGTTCCGGATCTTCGCGGACCCGAACAACACGGCCGGTCTGGTACTGGATCCGAGCATGCACAACGGGTTCGAGTTCGAGGTTCACGACGTTATTGACCAGAAGAAGGTTGTCCTGAAGTGTCCCGAGGAAATGTACGATCTGCTCGCCCTGATCGGTCAAACCCAGCGCTACGCGATCAAGCGCGTGTACAAGAAGGGGGATGAGGACGAGGCCGAACGCATCGCGGCCGTGACGAGCACGGAGAGGTTGAACCTGATCGCCGGCGAGTACGTTGGTAAGGACGACCCGGTCGCCATCGTGAGGTGCCAGAGCGGGTTCCCGGCCGTCGGTGAGGTGCTCGAACCGTTCACGTTCCCGCACCTCGTGGCCGGATGGATGAGGGGTAGCCACAACGGTCCGCTGATGCCCGTGTCGGAGGAGAAGGCGCACCCGACGAGGTTCGACGGTCCACCTAGGATCATAGCGCTCGGGTTCCAGCTGAGGAACGGAGAGCTGGTCGGCCCGCAGGACCTATTCGCGGACCCGGCGTTCGACCGGGCGAGGGAGATCGCGAACGAGGTGGCGGACTACATCCGGAGACACGGACCGTTCCAGCCGCACCTACTGTCTAAGGAGGAACTGGAGTACACGACGCTACCGGACGTACTGAAGAAGCTCGAGGACAGGTTCGAGGACCTAGAGGAGTGA
- a CDS encoding nascent polypeptide-associated complex protein: protein MFPGGKIDPRKLQRLMREMGMEQEPVSGVERVEIHLKDSSKLVFEKPQVIRMKIMDQEFYQVAGKAKREKPEKEPFTDEDVKLVAEQAGVSEEEARKALEETGGDLAEAIMRLQGE, encoded by the coding sequence TTGTTCCCAGGCGGCAAGATCGACCCAAGAAAGCTACAGAGACTCATGCGTGAGATGGGCATGGAGCAAGAACCTGTCAGCGGCGTGGAGCGGGTGGAGATCCACCTAAAGGACAGTTCGAAGCTCGTCTTCGAGAAGCCACAGGTCATACGGATGAAGATCATGGATCAGGAATTTTACCAAGTGGCCGGGAAGGCGAAGCGGGAGAAGCCGGAGAAAGAGCCGTTCACAGACGAGGACGTGAAGTTAGTCGCGGAACAAGCCGGGGTCTCCGAGGAAGAAGCGAGGAAGGCGCTCGAAGAGACCGGTGGAGACCTCGCGGAGGCGATCATGCGGTTGCAGGGTGAGTGA
- a CDS encoding PUA domain-containing protein has protein sequence MSRYVEIVRGILAYQFGREAADAMLDGEVKVRVRRGRPREVFVDGERLCTVRASDGLASLAPEGARRLHSATEPPEHRVVCADEWVEAVRRGRDLFCEYALRGWEELRPGDECLVVSEDDELLAVGKMRLSGWEVEYFEHGVAVRVRRGL, from the coding sequence ATGAGCCGCTACGTGGAGATTGTGCGTGGTATCCTGGCGTATCAGTTCGGGCGTGAGGCCGCGGACGCAATGCTCGACGGCGAGGTGAAGGTGAGGGTGCGCCGAGGTCGCCCGCGCGAGGTGTTCGTTGACGGGGAAAGGTTGTGCACCGTAAGGGCCTCGGACGGTCTAGCCTCGCTGGCCCCGGAGGGAGCAAGACGCCTACACTCCGCCACGGAACCGCCGGAGCACCGTGTGGTCTGTGCGGACGAGTGGGTCGAGGCCGTGAGGAGGGGTCGCGACCTCTTCTGCGAGTACGCCCTCCGGGGCTGGGAGGAACTTCGACCGGGGGATGAGTGCCTCGTGGTTTCGGAGGACGACGAGCTGCTGGCGGTGGGCAAGATGAGGCTCTCGGGGTGGGAGGTCGAGTACTTCGAACACGGGGTCGCGGTCCGTGTGCGTCGAGGCCTCTAG